A stretch of the Saccharolobus caldissimus genome encodes the following:
- a CDS encoding 50S ribosomal protein L13e, translating into MSPPKAIIKRPNYSFEYKNERKAKRTGRGFSIGELEKVGLTVSQARKLGLYVDIRRKSVHDENVESLKKFLEQLKQSQSKS; encoded by the coding sequence ATTTCACCACCTAAGGCAATAATAAAGAGGCCAAATTATTCTTTTGAATACAAGAACGAAAGAAAGGCTAAAAGAACAGGGAGGGGATTCAGCATAGGAGAGTTAGAAAAAGTTGGTTTAACAGTAAGTCAAGCTAGAAAATTGGGATTATATGTAGATATTAGGAGAAAAAGTGTACATGACGAAAATGTAGAATCACTAAAGAAGTTCTTAGAGCAATTAAAACAATCTCAAAGTAAATCTTAG
- the rtcA gene encoding RNA 3'-terminal phosphate cyclase has translation MIEIDGSFGEGGGQILRTSLTLSVITGKPFRIYNIRANRPNAGLQRQHLWAVRVMKIISNAETKGDQLGSKELTFIPNEIKGGIDLNIDIGTAGSITLILQTVIPAILNKNIKITIKGGTDVPKSPTIDYIRLVYLRILKKIGIDVNIDLVKRGHYPEGGGEVILHGVSGNPHNFSLINLGKILKIEGISHVSSLPSHIAERQSNAAKNLLSKLNVPIDIKIDVREGERSKGSGITLAAIGENSIMGSDSLGERGKRAEVVGEEAANTLLQDLRTGAAVDRYMSDMLMLFASLYEGEYVGADLTMHAYTNMEIIKKFLNVKIEVTGKNPFKFSVKKI, from the coding sequence ATGATTGAAATAGACGGCTCTTTTGGAGAAGGTGGAGGTCAAATCTTAAGGACATCTCTAACACTCTCTGTAATCACTGGAAAACCATTTAGAATATATAATATAAGGGCTAATAGACCTAACGCAGGTTTACAAAGACAGCATCTATGGGCTGTAAGAGTCATGAAGATTATATCAAATGCTGAGACAAAAGGAGATCAATTAGGCTCTAAAGAATTAACTTTCATACCAAATGAGATTAAAGGTGGAATTGACTTAAACATAGATATAGGAACAGCAGGAAGTATAACTCTTATATTACAAACTGTAATTCCCGCTATTCTTAATAAAAATATAAAAATTACAATAAAAGGAGGAACTGACGTACCTAAATCTCCAACTATCGATTATATTAGATTAGTTTATCTTAGAATTTTAAAGAAAATAGGAATAGACGTAAATATCGATCTAGTGAAAAGGGGACATTATCCTGAGGGAGGAGGAGAAGTAATATTACACGGAGTATCTGGAAATCCACATAATTTTAGTCTAATAAATCTGGGTAAAATACTGAAGATTGAAGGAATTTCTCACGTCTCATCTTTACCCTCTCATATCGCTGAGAGACAGTCAAATGCAGCAAAAAATTTACTGTCTAAGCTTAACGTTCCAATTGACATAAAAATTGACGTAAGGGAAGGTGAAAGAAGTAAAGGAAGTGGAATAACATTAGCAGCAATTGGAGAAAACAGCATCATGGGATCAGATTCCCTAGGAGAGAGAGGTAAGAGAGCTGAAGTTGTTGGAGAAGAGGCTGCAAATACTTTATTGCAAGATTTACGGACAGGGGCAGCAGTAGATAGGTATATGAGTGATATGCTAATGCTTTTCGCATCTCTTTATGAAGGAGAATACGTAGGTGCAGATCTCACTATGCACGCTTATACTAATATGGAAATTATTAAAAAATTTCTAAATGTAAAAATAGAGGTAACTGGAAAAAATCCTTTCAAATTTAGCGTCAAAAAGATTTAA
- a CDS encoding alcohol dehydrogenase catalytic domain-containing protein, with protein sequence MRAAVFKEFGKPLSIEEVREPKEGIILKVLATGLCHGDIHIIMGDWKYDIKIETPRILGHEIVGEIINDFGNFKRGDRVLVYNSVGCGKCKYCKLGHYQYCERVKVIGLHMDGGYAEYVSIPSDKILLKVEGNPVELAPLADAGITAYNSVKGINKEDKVLLIGTGAVALLALQILKSRGVSVTIAGHNEIKLSKAKELGADEIVIAKDRSIAHSIATRSSRLKFDYVIDYVGSEDTLSDILWLLNREGELRIVGEFGGTLNTPEQLVVLRGLKIRGILYGTFNDLVNVYNLYKEGKIKTLAVPYKLEDINEAINDLMRGRIVGRAIIIP encoded by the coding sequence ATGCGTGCTGCAGTTTTTAAAGAATTTGGCAAGCCATTAAGTATAGAAGAAGTAAGAGAACCTAAAGAAGGGATTATCCTTAAAGTATTAGCCACTGGTTTGTGTCATGGTGATATACACATCATAATGGGAGATTGGAAATACGATATAAAAATAGAGACTCCAAGAATATTAGGTCATGAAATAGTTGGAGAAATTATTAATGACTTTGGTAACTTCAAAAGAGGCGATAGAGTACTAGTTTATAACAGCGTAGGATGCGGGAAGTGCAAATACTGTAAGTTGGGGCACTATCAATACTGTGAGAGGGTTAAAGTAATAGGTTTACACATGGATGGAGGATATGCGGAATATGTGTCAATTCCTAGTGATAAAATTTTATTAAAGGTCGAAGGAAACCCGGTGGAATTAGCACCTTTAGCTGATGCTGGAATCACTGCATATAATTCAGTAAAGGGTATAAATAAGGAAGATAAAGTACTACTAATAGGCACAGGTGCTGTAGCATTATTAGCGTTGCAGATTTTAAAAAGTAGAGGAGTAAGTGTAACGATAGCTGGTCATAACGAGATTAAGCTAAGTAAGGCTAAGGAACTAGGAGCGGATGAAATAGTAATAGCTAAAGATAGATCAATAGCACACTCCATAGCTACAAGATCCTCAAGGTTAAAATTTGATTACGTGATTGACTACGTGGGAAGTGAGGATACACTTTCTGATATACTATGGCTCTTGAATAGAGAAGGTGAATTAAGAATTGTAGGGGAGTTTGGTGGTACGTTAAATACACCAGAGCAGTTAGTCGTATTAAGGGGTCTAAAAATAAGGGGCATCCTATACGGTACTTTTAATGATTTGGTTAACGTATACAATTTGTATAAAGAGGGGAAAATAAAAACGTTAGCAGTACCTTATAAATTAGAGGACATTAATGAGGCTATAAACGATTTAATGAGAGGTAGAATAGTGGGTCGTGCAATAATTATACCCTAA